A window of the Dryobates pubescens isolate bDryPub1 chromosome 36, bDryPub1.pri, whole genome shotgun sequence genome harbors these coding sequences:
- the LOC128898990 gene encoding feather keratin Cos1-2-like translates to MRWTGLPLGLRHCSTAIKGSPALCSLIHFSHLLLLGNQVHLQPKTMSCPEKCQSCQPCEPCCQPCGPTPLASSCNEPCCRQCQSSTIVIQPSPVVVTLPGPILSSFPQNTAVGSSTSAAVGSILSSEGVPINSGGFDLSCITNHYCCRPC, encoded by the exons ATGAGATGGACTGGA CTGCCTCTGGGCctgaggcactgcagcactgctataaaaggcagccctgctctctgctctctcatCCACTTCTCtcacctccttctccttggcAACCAG gtgcacctgcagcccaaaaCCATGTCCTGCCCTGAGAAGTGCcaaagctgccagccctgcgagccctgctgccagccctgcggcCCAACCCCActggccagcagctgcaatgagccctgctgcaggcagtgccagagCTCCACCATCGTCATCCAGCCCTCCCCTGTTGTGGTCACCCTGCCTGgacccatcctcagctccttcccccagaACACTGCCGTGggctcctccacctctgctgctgttggcagcatcctcagctctgaGGGAGTGCCCATCAACTCCGGGGGCTTTGACCTCTCCTGCATCACCAACCACTACTGCTGCCGCCCCTGCTAG